A genomic window from Equus caballus isolate H_3958 breed thoroughbred chromosome 5, TB-T2T, whole genome shotgun sequence includes:
- the ABL2 gene encoding tyrosine-protein kinase ABL2 isoform X2, which translates to MVLGTVLLPPNSYGRDQDMSFCCLCPETSETALPTLTDHFASCVEDGFEGDKTGGSSPEALHRPYGCDVEPQALNEAIRWSSKENLLGATESDPNLFVALYDFVASGDNTLSITKGEKLRVLGYNQNGEWSEVRSKNGQGWVPSNYITPVNSLEKHSWYHGPVSRSAAEYLLSSLINGSFLVRESESSPGQLSISLRYEGRVYHYRINTTTDGKVYVTAESRFSTLAELVHHHSTVADGLVTTLHYPAPKCNKPTVYGVSPIHDKWEMERTDITMKHKLGGGQYGEVYVGVWKKYSLTVAVKTLKEDTMEVEEFLKEAAVMKEIKHPNLVQLLGVCTLEPPFYIVTEYMPYGNLLDYLRECNREEVTAVVLLYMATQISSAMEYLEKKNFIHRDLAARNCLVGENHVVKVADFGLSRLMTGDTYTAHAGAKFPIKWTAPESLAYNTFSIKSDVWAFGVLLWEIATYGMSPYPGIDLSQVYDLLEKGYRMEQPEGCPPKVYELMRACWKWSPADRPSFAETHQAFETMFHDSSISEEVAEELGRAASSSSVVPYLPRLPILPSKTRTLKKQVENKENIEGAQDATENSASSSAPGFIRSAQAPSGSPALPRKQRDKSPSSLLEDAKETCFTRDRKGGFFSSFMKKRNAPTPPKRSSSFREMENQPHKKYELTGNFSSVASLQHADGFSFTPAQQEANLVPPKCYGGSFAQRNLCNDDSGGGGGSGTAGGGWSGITGFFTPRLIKKTLGLRAGKPTASDDTSKPFPRSNSTSSMSSGLPEQDRMAMTLPRNCQRSKLQLERTVSTSSQPEENVDRANDILPKKSEEGAPTRERPKAKLLPRGATALPLRTPSGDPAIAEKDSPGVGVAGVAAAPKTKERNGGARLGMAGVPEDGEQTGWSSPAKAAAALPTTHNHKVPVLISPTLKHTPADVQLIGTDSQGNKFKLLSEHQVTSSGDKDRPRRVKPKCAPPPPPVMRLLQHPSICSDPTEEPTAPTTGQPTSETQEGGKKAAPGAAPVSGKAGRPVMPPPQVPLPTSSISPVKMANGTAGTKVALRKTKQAAEKISADKISKEALLECADLLSSAITEPVPNSQLVDTGHQLLDYCSGYVDCIPQTRNKFAFREAVSKLELSLQELQVSSAAAGVPGANPVLNNLLSCVQEISDVVQR; encoded by the exons GTGAAAAGCTACGAGTCCTTGGTTACAACCAGAATGGTGAGTGGAGTGAAGTTCGCTCTAAGAATGGCCAAGGTTGGGTGCCAAGCAACTACATCACCCCAGTGAACAGCTTGGAAAAACATTCCTGGTACCACGGACCTGTGTCGCGCAGTGCAGCAGAGTATCTGCTCAGCAGTCTAATCAATGGCAGTTTCCTGGTGCGAGAAAGTGAGAGCAGCCCTGGGCAGCTGTCGATCTCGCTCAGGTATGAGGGGCGTGTGTATCACTACAGGATCAATACCACCACAGATGGCAAG GTGTATGTAACTGCTGAGAGCCGCTTTAGCACCTTGGCAGAGCTCGTTCACCACCACTCCACGGTGGCTGATGGGCTGGTGACAACGTTGCACTACCCAGCCCCGAAGTGTAATAAGCCGACAGTCTACGGTGTGTCCCCCATCCATGACAAATGGGAAATGGAGCGAACGGATATTACCATGAAGCACAAACTTGGGGGTGGTCAGTATGGAGAGGTTTACGTTGGCGTCTGGAAGAAATATAGCCTTACGGTTGCTGTGAAAACACTAAAG GAAGATACCATGGAGGTAGAGGAGTTCCTGAAAGAAGCTGCAGTGATGAAGGAAATCAAGCATCCTAATCTGGTGCAACTGTTAG GTGTGTGTACTTTGGAGCCACCATTTTACATCGTGACTGAATACATGCCATATGGAAACTTGCTTGATTATCTCCGAGAATGCAACCGAGAAGAGGTGACTGCAGTTGTACTGCTCTACATGGCCACGCAGATCTCCTCTGCCATGGAGTACTTAGAGAAGAAGAATTTCATCCATAG AGATCTTGCAGCTCGTAATTGCCTGGTGGGAGAAAACCATGTGGTGAAAGTGGCTGACTTTGGCTTAAGTAGATTGATGACTGGAGACACTTACACTGCTCATGCTGGAGCCAAATTTCCTATTAAATGGACAGCACCAGAGAGTCTTGCCTACAATACCTTCTCCATTAAATCTGACGTCTGGG CTTTTGGGGTACTTTTGTGGGAAATTGCTACATATGGAATGTCACCATATCCAGGTATTGACTTATCTCAGGTCTACGATCTGCTGGAAAAAGGATATCGAATGGAACAGCCTGAAGGGTGCCCCCCTAAGGTTTATGAACTTATGAGAGCAT GCTGGAAGTGGAGCCCTGCTGACAGGCCCTCTTTTGCTGAAACACATCAAGCTTTTGAAACCATGTTCCATGACTCCAGCATTTCTGAAG AGGTAGCTGAGGAGCTTGGGAGAGCCGCCTCGTCCTCGTCTGTTGTTCCATACTTGCCCCGATTACCTATACTTCCTTCTAAGACCCGGACGCTGAAGAAACAGGTGGAGAACAAGGAGAACATCGAAGGGGCACAAGATGCCACAGAAAATTCTGCTTCCAGTTCAGCACCAG GGTTCATTAGAAGTGCACAGGCCCCCAGCGGTTCCCCAGCACTGCCTCGAAAGCAGAGAGACAAGTCGCCCAGCAGCCTCTTGGAAGACGCCAAAGAGACATGCTTCACCAGGGATAGGAAGGGAGGCTTCTTCAGCTCCTTcatgaaaaagagaaatgctCCCACACCCCCAAAACGCAGCAGCTCCTTCCGAGAAATGGAGAATCAGCCCCACAAGAAATATGAACTCACGGGTAACTTCTCATCTGTTGCTTCTCTACAGCATGCTGATGGGTTCTCTTTCACTCCTGCCCAGCAAGAGGCGAATCTGGTGCCACCCAAGTGCTATGGGGGGAGCTTTGCACAGAGGAATCTCTGTAATGACgacagtggtgggggtgggggcagtggcaCTGCTGGGGGTGGGTGGTCTGGCATCACAGGCTTCTTTACACCACGCTTAATCAAAAAGACACTGGGCTTACGAGCGGGTAAACCCACAGCCAGTGATGACACTTCCAAGCCTTTTCCAAGGTCAAACTCTACATCTTCCATGTCCTCAGGGCTTCCAGAGCAGGATAGGATGGCAATGACCCTTCCCAGGAACTGCCAGAGGTCCAAACTCCAGCTGGAAAGAACAGTGTCCACCTCTTCTCAGCCAGAAGAGAATGTGGACAGGGCCAATGACATTCTTCCAAAAAAATCAGAGGAGGGTGCTCCAACCAGGGAGAGACCAAAAGCCAAACTTTTGCCCAGAGGAGCCACAGCTCTTCCTCTGAGAACGCCCTCTGGGGATCCAGCCATTGCAGAGAAAGACtctccaggggtgggggtggctggAGTGGCAGCTGCCCCAAAGACCAAGGAGAGGAATGGTGGGGCACGACTTGGCATGGCTGGAGTCCCAGAGGATGGTGAGCAGACAGGCTGGTCTTCTCCAGCCAAGGCTGCGGCAGCCCTCCCCACCACTCACAACCACAAAGTGCCAGTCCTTATCTCACCCACTCTGAAGCACACTCCAGCTGACGTGCAGCTCATTGGCACAGACTCTCAGGGGAATAAATTCAAGCTCTTATCTGAGCATCAGGTCACATCCTCTGGAGACAAGGACCGACCCCGACGGGTAAAACCAAAgtgtgccccacccccaccaccagtGATGAGACTACTGCAGCATCCGTCCATATGCTCAGACCCCACGGAAGAGCCGACTGCCCCGACTACAGGACAGCCCACGTCAGAAAcacaggaaggagggaaaaaggcGGCTCCGGGGGCAGCGCCCGTCAGTGGGAAAGCTGGGAGGCCTGTGATGCCTCCACCTCAAGTGCCTCTGCCCACATCTTCCATCTCGCCAGTGAAAATGGCCAATGGCACAGCAGGTACTAAAGTGGCTCTGAGGAAAACCAAACAGGCGGCCGAGAAAATCTCGGCAGACAAAATCAGCAAAGAGGCCCTACTAGAATGTGCTGACCTACTGTCCAGTGCAATCACGGAACCTGTGCCCAACAGCCAGCTGGTGGACACTGGACACCAGCTGCTCGACTACTGCTCAGGCTACGTGGACTGCATCCCTCAAACTCGCAACAAATTTGCCTTCCGAGAGGCTGTGAGCAAACTGGAACTCAGCCTGCAGGAGCTGCAGGTGTCTTCAGCAGCTGCCGGTGTGCCCGGGGCAAACCCTGTCCTTAATAACTTATTGTCATGTGTACAGGAAATCAGTGATGTGGTACAGAGGTAG
- the ABL2 gene encoding tyrosine-protein kinase ABL2 isoform X5: MERTDITMKHKLGGGQYGEVYVGVWKKYSLTVAVKTLKEDTMEVEEFLKEAAVMKEIKHPNLVQLLGVCTLEPPFYIVTEYMPYGNLLDYLRECNREEVTAVVLLYMATQISSAMEYLEKKNFIHRDLAARNCLVGENHVVKVADFGLSRLMTGDTYTAHAGAKFPIKWTAPESLAYNTFSIKSDVWAFGVLLWEIATYGMSPYPGIDLSQVYDLLEKGYRMEQPEGCPPKVYELMRACWKWSPADRPSFAETHQAFETMFHDSSISEEVAEELGRAASSSSVVPYLPRLPILPSKTRTLKKQVENKENIEGAQDATENSASSSAPGFIRSAQAPSGSPALPRKQRDKSPSSLLEDAKETCFTRDRKGGFFSSFMKKRNAPTPPKRSSSFREMENQPHKKYELTGNFSSVASLQHADGFSFTPAQQEANLVPPKCYGGSFAQRNLCNDDSGGGGGSGTAGGGWSGITGFFTPRLIKKTLGLRAGKPTASDDTSKPFPRSNSTSSMSSGLPEQDRMAMTLPRNCQRSKLQLERTVSTSSQPEENVDRANDILPKKSEEGAPTRERPKAKLLPRGATALPLRTPSGDPAIAEKDSPGVGVAGVAAAPKTKERNGGARLGMAGVPEDGEQTGWSSPAKAAAALPTTHNHKVPVLISPTLKHTPADVQLIGTDSQGNKFKLLSEHQVTSSGDKDRPRRVKPKCAPPPPPVMRLLQHPSICSDPTEEPTAPTTGQPTSETQEGGKKAAPGAAPVSGKAGRPVMPPPQVPLPTSSISPVKMANGTAGTKVALRKTKQAAEKISADKISKEALLECADLLSSAITEPVPNSQLVDTGHQLLDYCSGYVDCIPQTRNKFAFREAVSKLELSLQELQVSSAAAGVPGANPVLNNLLSCVQEISDVVQR, from the exons ATGGAGCGAACGGATATTACCATGAAGCACAAACTTGGGGGTGGTCAGTATGGAGAGGTTTACGTTGGCGTCTGGAAGAAATATAGCCTTACGGTTGCTGTGAAAACACTAAAG GAAGATACCATGGAGGTAGAGGAGTTCCTGAAAGAAGCTGCAGTGATGAAGGAAATCAAGCATCCTAATCTGGTGCAACTGTTAG GTGTGTGTACTTTGGAGCCACCATTTTACATCGTGACTGAATACATGCCATATGGAAACTTGCTTGATTATCTCCGAGAATGCAACCGAGAAGAGGTGACTGCAGTTGTACTGCTCTACATGGCCACGCAGATCTCCTCTGCCATGGAGTACTTAGAGAAGAAGAATTTCATCCATAG AGATCTTGCAGCTCGTAATTGCCTGGTGGGAGAAAACCATGTGGTGAAAGTGGCTGACTTTGGCTTAAGTAGATTGATGACTGGAGACACTTACACTGCTCATGCTGGAGCCAAATTTCCTATTAAATGGACAGCACCAGAGAGTCTTGCCTACAATACCTTCTCCATTAAATCTGACGTCTGGG CTTTTGGGGTACTTTTGTGGGAAATTGCTACATATGGAATGTCACCATATCCAGGTATTGACTTATCTCAGGTCTACGATCTGCTGGAAAAAGGATATCGAATGGAACAGCCTGAAGGGTGCCCCCCTAAGGTTTATGAACTTATGAGAGCAT GCTGGAAGTGGAGCCCTGCTGACAGGCCCTCTTTTGCTGAAACACATCAAGCTTTTGAAACCATGTTCCATGACTCCAGCATTTCTGAAG AGGTAGCTGAGGAGCTTGGGAGAGCCGCCTCGTCCTCGTCTGTTGTTCCATACTTGCCCCGATTACCTATACTTCCTTCTAAGACCCGGACGCTGAAGAAACAGGTGGAGAACAAGGAGAACATCGAAGGGGCACAAGATGCCACAGAAAATTCTGCTTCCAGTTCAGCACCAG GGTTCATTAGAAGTGCACAGGCCCCCAGCGGTTCCCCAGCACTGCCTCGAAAGCAGAGAGACAAGTCGCCCAGCAGCCTCTTGGAAGACGCCAAAGAGACATGCTTCACCAGGGATAGGAAGGGAGGCTTCTTCAGCTCCTTcatgaaaaagagaaatgctCCCACACCCCCAAAACGCAGCAGCTCCTTCCGAGAAATGGAGAATCAGCCCCACAAGAAATATGAACTCACGGGTAACTTCTCATCTGTTGCTTCTCTACAGCATGCTGATGGGTTCTCTTTCACTCCTGCCCAGCAAGAGGCGAATCTGGTGCCACCCAAGTGCTATGGGGGGAGCTTTGCACAGAGGAATCTCTGTAATGACgacagtggtgggggtgggggcagtggcaCTGCTGGGGGTGGGTGGTCTGGCATCACAGGCTTCTTTACACCACGCTTAATCAAAAAGACACTGGGCTTACGAGCGGGTAAACCCACAGCCAGTGATGACACTTCCAAGCCTTTTCCAAGGTCAAACTCTACATCTTCCATGTCCTCAGGGCTTCCAGAGCAGGATAGGATGGCAATGACCCTTCCCAGGAACTGCCAGAGGTCCAAACTCCAGCTGGAAAGAACAGTGTCCACCTCTTCTCAGCCAGAAGAGAATGTGGACAGGGCCAATGACATTCTTCCAAAAAAATCAGAGGAGGGTGCTCCAACCAGGGAGAGACCAAAAGCCAAACTTTTGCCCAGAGGAGCCACAGCTCTTCCTCTGAGAACGCCCTCTGGGGATCCAGCCATTGCAGAGAAAGACtctccaggggtgggggtggctggAGTGGCAGCTGCCCCAAAGACCAAGGAGAGGAATGGTGGGGCACGACTTGGCATGGCTGGAGTCCCAGAGGATGGTGAGCAGACAGGCTGGTCTTCTCCAGCCAAGGCTGCGGCAGCCCTCCCCACCACTCACAACCACAAAGTGCCAGTCCTTATCTCACCCACTCTGAAGCACACTCCAGCTGACGTGCAGCTCATTGGCACAGACTCTCAGGGGAATAAATTCAAGCTCTTATCTGAGCATCAGGTCACATCCTCTGGAGACAAGGACCGACCCCGACGGGTAAAACCAAAgtgtgccccacccccaccaccagtGATGAGACTACTGCAGCATCCGTCCATATGCTCAGACCCCACGGAAGAGCCGACTGCCCCGACTACAGGACAGCCCACGTCAGAAAcacaggaaggagggaaaaaggcGGCTCCGGGGGCAGCGCCCGTCAGTGGGAAAGCTGGGAGGCCTGTGATGCCTCCACCTCAAGTGCCTCTGCCCACATCTTCCATCTCGCCAGTGAAAATGGCCAATGGCACAGCAGGTACTAAAGTGGCTCTGAGGAAAACCAAACAGGCGGCCGAGAAAATCTCGGCAGACAAAATCAGCAAAGAGGCCCTACTAGAATGTGCTGACCTACTGTCCAGTGCAATCACGGAACCTGTGCCCAACAGCCAGCTGGTGGACACTGGACACCAGCTGCTCGACTACTGCTCAGGCTACGTGGACTGCATCCCTCAAACTCGCAACAAATTTGCCTTCCGAGAGGCTGTGAGCAAACTGGAACTCAGCCTGCAGGAGCTGCAGGTGTCTTCAGCAGCTGCCGGTGTGCCCGGGGCAAACCCTGTCCTTAATAACTTATTGTCATGTGTACAGGAAATCAGTGATGTGGTACAGAGGTAG